A stretch of Pogona vitticeps strain Pit_001003342236 chromosome 5, PviZW2.1, whole genome shotgun sequence DNA encodes these proteins:
- the LOC144583282 gene encoding allatostatin-A receptor-like, whose protein sequence is MTVADLLTLLLMPFVLASVIYYTWIWGDVFCKIFQFCSAFSLAASIYSLCVVSIARARIILRPYQTLKTTTLIFMLISVWTLSFVVSLPLRIYATMETRLSTNISFCVPTVYQQHYEVLLSQFILYYLIPISVIACNYIRLVLFLQKSPVMSVVSSRNTRRASIMIFAATATFSACWLPVYILELCIYLKIYHHSYIWDSFYFACNILQYLHPCVNPVLYVLLAKRYRDREKILLCCQKNRVHPQILSVTEPTERM, encoded by the coding sequence ATGACCGTGGCAGACCTGCTTACACTTCTCCTGATGCCCTTTGTGCTGGCTTCAGTCATCTACTACACATGGATCTGGGGAGATGTGTTCTGCAAAATTTTCCAGTTCTGTTCAGCTTTTTCCTTAGCTGCTAGCATCTATTCTCTCTGTGTTGTCTCCATTGCTAGAGCTCGAATCATCTTGAGACCTTATCAGACTCTAAAGACTACAACCTTGATCTTCATGCTCATCTCAGTATGGACGCTTAGCTTTGTGGTCAGTTTGCCACTGAGAATCTATGCCACAATGGAAACAAGACTTTCTACTAATATATCATTCTGTGTACCTACTGTGTACCAGCAACACTACGAAGTACTCCTTAGCCAGTTCATCCTATATTATCTCATCCCCATCTCAGTTATTGCATGTAACTACATCCGACTTGTCCTTTTCCTTCAAAAAAGCCCAGTGATGTCTGTGGTAAGTTCTCGAAATACGCGGAGGGCTTCTATAATGAtttttgctgccactgccaccttctCCGCCTGCTGGCTTCCAGTTTATATCTTAGAACTATGCATCTATTTAAAGATCTATCATCATAGCTATATCTGGGACTCCTTCTATTTTGCCTGCAATATCCTCCAGTACCTTCATCCCTGTGTCAATCCTGTACTGTATGTATTATTAGCCAAGCGATACAGGGATCGGGAAAAAATATTGCTATGTTGCCAAAAAAACAGAGTGCACCCACAGATCCTCAGTGTAACAGAACCCACAGAAAGAATGTAA